The Candidatus Hydrogenedentota bacterium DNA segment CATCCGAGTTGACCTTCAAACCGGCGGACAAATCCCTTCTTGCACGTCTGCCTGAGGCGTAGACCTTGGAGCAGATGCTGCCAAGCACGAACTATCATCAGGGCTGACCCTGCAATTCCCCCAATTAACAGAAGGGTAGCAACTACCCAAGCGGCCTCTTCGTTATAACGACCCAGCACCAAAGCGGTTATGAAGATCCCCAATGCAACGGCCGAGGGTACAGCGAGCGGGAGCAGGCAGCCTACTGCCAGAAGTTGACGCCTATGTCGCGTAAGAGAACACCTTTCATCGGCTGCGAGCGTGCGAAAACCTGCAAAAGGAAGCCCCGCACATGAAATCACAACGTCCGATGGCGCAGACGCCGTATTGCCTAAGGTGATCGTGGGTAGTGGTGGCGGTTTTGGAGAATGCTGCAAATTCTCCATTGTGACCCCGTCAGTCGCTTTCTAGTCCGTATTTCTTAAGGCGGTAGCGGAGCGAGCGGGCGGTCAGACCGAGAAGCTCGGCGGCGCGTTTTTGGGAGTAGCGGGTGTTTTGCAGGGCTTGCTGAATTAGGTTCGTTTCGATTTCTGCGACGTAGGCTTCGAGATCGAGGCCGTCGCTTGGCAATTCCTTAAGCGCTTCGGCAGGCTCTTGCATGTGCTCGGCAATGTAGGGAGGGAGATCGCCGATTTCGATACGGTCGCCTCGGCAAAGCGCTACAGCACGTTCTACGACGTTGGCGAGTTCGCGCACATTGCCTGGCCAATGGAAGCGCTGCAGCGCTTCGGCTGCCTCGGGCGACACTTCAAACGAACCACGCCCCATCTTTTCCGCCTGCGCCTGAACGAAATGCTTGGTAAGCAGCGGGATGTCGTCGCCGCGTTCGCGCAGTGGCGGCACGGTAATCGGAATAACATTCAGGCGATAGAACAAGTCTTCGCGAAACGCGCCTTCTTTCACGCGCTGACGCAGGTCGCGGTTGGTTGCGGACAATACCCGCACGTCAACTTTCTTGCCCGCTGTGCCGCCGACGGGAGTGATGATGTTGTTGTCGAGTACGCGCAGCAGTTTGACTTGCAGTGTGAGCGGCATTTCGCCGATTTCGTCGAGGAATAACGTGCCGCCATCTGCGACCACGAACAGTCCTTCCTTGTCCTCGACCGCTCCCGTGAATGACCCCTTCTTGTGGCCAAACAACTCGCTTTCAAGAAGGCTTTCGGGGAACGCCCCGCAGTTGACTGCGACGAACGGCTTGAGTTGACGTCCGCTAAGCTGGTGAATCCCGCGCGCGACCAGTTCCTTGCCCGTTCCGCTTTCCCCGTGAATCGCAACGATACTAGGGAGGTCCGCCACGCGGCGGATCATTTCGCGGACTTCTTCAATGGCCTTGCTCTTGCCGATGATGTTCTCGAGCCTGCCTCGATGAGCTTGGTCCTTACGCAAGGCCAAGTTTTCGCGGCGCAAGTTGCGCTGCTCAATGGCGCGCTGCACGAGCATGCGGATTTCTTCGTTCTTGAACGGTTTGAGGATATAGTCGGTTGCGCCGCGTTTCATGGCTTCAATGGCTGTTTCGACCGATCCGTAGGCCGTCATCATGATCGAAGGCGTCATCGGCGCATATTCGTTCAGCCACGAGAGAAGCGACATGCCGGCCTGGCGGTCGTTTCCCATACGCAGATCGGTAAGCACTAGATCGAAGGACTCCTTCTCGAGAAGTTCCAGCGCTCTTTCGACATTGGCCGCGCAAGCAACCTCGTAGCCGTCCTTCATCAGAACGATCTCAAGAATCTCGCGCATGCTGGCTTCATCGTCAACGACCAAAACGCGTATATGGCTTGCCACGGTGATTATCCTTCGCTACGAACTACGGGTAGGCGCACACTCATGGAAGTTCCCCCGCCCGCTCGCGATGAGGCGCGCAGGGTTCCGTCGTGCGCGGTGACGATGCGCAGGCAAATGGCCAGTCCCATGCCCACACCGGATTCCTTCGTAGTATAGAAAGGCTCGAAAATGCGCGCAACCTTGTCCGGTTCAATTCCAGGCCCTTCGTCATCGAAGCGAATCTCCACGAAGGCCTGGCCGGGTGTTACCGTAACGGTGAGTGCGCCCTTTTCGTCCATGGCCTCGACGGCGTTCTTGGCCAGGTTCACGAATACTTGACGGATTTGGGTTCGGTCTCCTGACACCGGGCACATCGTCGGAGGACTGACCACGTCAATTCGCAGGGCGCCATTTCCCTCGTATTTGCGCCGAATCGAATCGACGATTTCGTCCACAAGGCCGATGACATCGAACGCCTCGCGGCGCATGCGCGGCTTCCTCGCGAAGTCCAGGAAGTTCGTGACAATGGCGTTGAGCTGGTCCGATTCGCGCCGCGCAATATCCGCCAGACGCGTAGCCAGATGCGGGTTGTCGAGAGACGTAGGTAGTTCGTCCACCGCGCCACGAATGGCGGCTACCGGATTCCGTATCTCATGCGCCAAACCCGCGGCCAACTCGCCGACCACGGATAGGCGATCCTGGCGTTTGAGCTCTTCCCTCATCTTCTCAAGTTCGGTTAGATCGCTGAAGGACACAATCATCCCGGTCTTACGCTTGCGCCAGTCGTACATGCGGCTGGTGCTCAGTCCAAGAAGAATGGTCTTGTCGGGCCCGACCAATCCCGTGTACTCGTAGCGCGTGAAATCACGGTCTAAGCGCAAGGCAGTGACTACAGGGCATTCGTCGCCCGGAGGTACGCGCAAGACTTCTTCCACGGGTTTCCCAATTGCCTCGTCGGGCTTCAAATTGAGAATGCGTTCGGCGGCAAGGTTAACGAGCAACACGATTCCCTTGTTGTCCGCGATGAGGAAACCGTTATTCATGTTGTCGAGGATTTCTCGCTGGAATTGTTGCATGCGGTGAATGCGCTGATTCCAGTAACCGCTAATCGATGCCGTGAGGAAATAGGCCAGAGTCTGCACCAGGAACCCGTACCAGAGGGCGAATAGATTCTGGTCAATCATCCATTCGCCTCGCGTGTCGTGCATGACCGGGGTGTTCGCGACTTGGAGCACAAGCACGAGCATTACCAGGGTCGCGACAGAGGCTACGATCAGGCTCTGAACCAGACCAAGAAGTACGCCTGTTTCCAGGATGACCACGACAAAGAGGAATGTAAACAGACTCTCAGGGCCGCCGGTGAAACTCACGGTTGCGGCAACGACGCCAAAGTCCACCAGGACTTGAGCCCACATAATGAGCGGCGCTTGAGGCCTCGCGCGGCGGAGCGCGATCAGGTAGTAGGCGCTGTTGATTAGGCCGAAGAGATAGAAGGCGCCCAGGTATACAAGATCGTTAGTTTTGCGATCGCCGACGATGAGGGCACCGGACGCGGCTACAAGAAGGAGTGCGACCCGAATCGCCCCAAGCCACCACGTCCCCGTCAAATAGCCATCAAACGCTGAGCGTGGGTGACTGTTTGATGAGCGGGTAGTCACATCGCCTTTTCCATCAGACGGCGCAGTCCTTCAGGATCGTTGCTGCGCTTGAACGCCATATCGACGCTGATGATGTTGCGGCGGGCTAGACGGAACAGCGACTGATTCATGGTCATCATGCCTTCGCCGGCGCCGATTTCGATCATCGAAGGAATCTGTTGGAGCTTGTCCTCGCGGATCAGCGAACGGATAGCGGGGTTGGGCAACATGACCTCAAGCGCGATAGCGCGCCCGACGCCGTTCGCGCGGGGAATGAGTTGCTGCACGACAATGCCTTCCAATACGAACGACAACTGTGTGCGAATCTGGGATTGCTGGCTGGCGGGAAAGACGTCGACGATACGGTTGATGGTCTGCAATGCATCGTTCGTATGCAACGTTGCGAATGCCAAGTGACCGGTTTCAGCCGTAGTAATGGCCGCCGCAATGGTTTCCGGGTCGCGCATTTCACCGATGAGAATCACGTCGGGGTCTTGCCGCAGCACGTGCTTCAACGCGGCCGCGAACGACTTCGTGTCGGCATTGACTTCGCGTTGATTGATTAGGGCCATGTCGTGTTTGTGAAGGTATTCGATGGGGTCTTCGATCGTAATCACGTGAACGGGACGTTCGCGGTTGACCTTATCCACTACCGAAGCCAAGGTCGTTGATTTACCGCTACCGGTCGGACCGCAGATGAGCACCAGACCAAGCGGGCGGTACGCGAATTCCGCAACGACACGGGGCAGTCCCAGTTCTTCAAATCCGCGAATCTCGAACGGAATGGCGCGGAATGCGGCAACAACCGATCCGCGATCCCGGTAAACGTTCAGGCGAAACCGGCTCAGACCTTCGAGGCCGAACGACATGTCGCATTCTCGCTCGCTCTCGAAGGTCGTGATCTGCTCTTCATTCATAACGCTGTAGATGAGTTCCTGTGTGTCTTCCGGACGAAGCACCGGATACTCGCTCATCTGCGTTAATGCGCCGTCTATGCGCAGCACAGGAGGCACGCCAACCGCGATATGCAAGTCGCTTGCGCCCTGCTGAATCATTTTTGTGAGCAGTTCTTTGATACTAATGTCGGCCATATGCCCCCCGTTTGCGTTGAAGGCGGACTAGTCCGCCGCGCTCACCCGAAGCACTTCTTCAATGGTTGTCAATCCCTCGGCGGCCTTTTCCAGCGCGTTTTGGCGAAGAGTGCGCATTCCGCATTGCACGGCCACGCGCTTGATTTCGATAGACGGCGCGCGCGACATGATCAGCTCCTGCAATTCCTGGTAGTTGACCATCGCTTCGATTACCGCGACACGTCCGCGATACCCAGTATCCTTGCATTTGCCGCAACCTCGTCCGCGCACAAAGGTGGGCGGAGGAGCGCCGTCGGGATGCTTGTATTGGATTCTCTCTAAGACATCTGCCGGTACGCGAATCGGTTCCTTGCAGTCCGGGCACACCTTGCGTACAAGGCGCTGTGCCGCAGCCAATGCCACGGAAGACTGTACGAGGAACGGCTCCATGTTCATGTCAATGAGCCGCGTGAACACACTGGCCGCGTCATTGGTGTGCAAGGTGCTCAGCACCAAGTGACCAGTCAAGGCCGCCTTGATCGCGATGTCCGCCGTCTCTTCGTCACGAATTTCTCCGACCATGATAATGTCAGGGTCTTGACGCAAAATACTTCGGAGACCGGCGGCAAATGTGAGCCCGATTTCGGAACGGGTTTGCACTTGGTTTACGCCGAACAGTTCGTATTCGACGGGGTCCTCGACGGTGATGATGTTCGTGTCGGGCTGATTCAGTTTGTGGAGGGCGCTGTACAGCGTGGTGGTTTTACCGCTACCCGTCGGGCCCGTGAGCAAGATCATGCCAAACGGACGCGCCAACGCTTCTCCGAAAGCCTGCATTGGTTGCGCGGGAAATCCAAGCTTTTCCAGGTCGAGCGTAAGGCTCGACTTGTCGAGTACGCGCATCACGACCTTTTCGCCGTAGTAACATGGGAGAATGGACACGCGAAAATCGATTTCGTGTCCCTTGAACTTGATACGGAAACGACCGTCCTGGGGAAGACGGTGTTCGGCAATATCCAGTCCGCTCATGATCTTCAGGCGCGAGATGAGCGCAGACTGTACGCTCTTCGGCGGACTCTTTGTCTCTTCCAAAACGCCGTCGACGCGGTATCGGACGCGGAGTACCTTTTCAAAAGGTTCGATGTGAATATCGCTTGCCCGGTTCTCCAGACCTTTCGCGAGAATGAGGTTCACGAGTCGAATAACCGGCGCATCCTGGGCCTCGGCCTGCACGCTCGCGATGTCCTCGACTTCGTCTTTCTCTTCGACGACGGTCACGCCGTCCTGCTGCTTCTCTCCGACAAGTTCGTCGTAGAGTTCCGCGTGCGCTTTGCCTCCGTAATGCTTGTTGATCGTCGCCATCAACTCGGACTGCACCGCGACAACAGGTTCGATTTCGTAACTCGTCAACATGCGCAGATCGTCCAGCGCCATGATGTTGAGCGGGTCGGCCATTGCAAGAGTGAGCACGTCTCCGGTCACGCTCACCGGCAACATCTGGTATTGGCGGGCAAGCGACTCGGGGACTTCGTTCAGGACTTCCTGCGGAATGTTGTAATTGGCAACACGGATGTGCGGTATTCCGAGCTGCTCGCTCAGCGTGACGACAAGGTCCTCCTCGCTCAAATAGCCGCGAGAAACCAGGATGGTGGCGAGACTCTGGCCCGTTGAGCGCTGGATACCCAAGCACTCCTGGAGTTGTTCTTGCGTAACCAGGTCTTGTTCAAGCAGGACATCGCCCAAACGGCGCTTAGCAATCTTCGGTGGCATTGGAAGGTCCTTATGATTTCAGAGACTAGCCCGGATTTCTCACAAACACACTTCAACCTCTCTTGTGGCCAGTACGTTTGCGAGACTTGCAGCGATGAACAGAGCGGTCCCCGATGACAGAGAGTGTTCGTAAGAAATCCTCATGGCATAACCTCAAAATCTTGCACGTGAGCATTTTACGCCGCCGCCCAATCGCGCCGGTTTAGAATGCGGCCTAGGCAGCCTCGCCGATGCCCAGATGGCTGAGAATCTCGTTCGCCATATCGCGGCTGATTTCTTGTCCCACCAGTTTCGCATACGCAATGACCTTTCGCAAGGCGCCTGTCATTTTGCGCACGTCGCTGGTTATTCGGGTCGCGATCAGGCTGAGAATCTCATCAGGCACGGCCATGCGCTGACGTTGCGCAAGGCGCTTGAGAATGGCGAGACGTACTTCCATTTCCGGGGCTTTCAGGCGCGCCACGATACCCGACGCGAAGCGGGACACCAGGCGCGGCTGCAAACCAGTAATCTGATCGGGGGCTTTGTCACCGGCAATAATCACGCGCCGTCCTTCATGGCACAGCGCGGTAAACACGTGGAACAGCTCCTCTTGCGCATCAGCTTTACCGGCCAGGAATTGGATGTCGTCCATGATCAGCACGTCCCAATGGCAGAAGCTCTCGCGAAAGTCGTCGAGTGTCCCCTCCTTCAGGGCCTGTGCATGGGTACCGGCGAAATGGCTTGCCGAAACGTATCCAACGCGCAGGTCACGATTCTTAACAACGATCTCGTTGCCGATAGCGTTGAGCAAGTGAGTCTTGCCCACACCTACATCGCCAAAAACAAACAGGGGGGAGAATTCCGCGCTTGCGCGTTCGGCCACGGCGCGCGCTACGGTCACCGTGAAGGTATTGCCCGCTCCGGCCAGGAATTCGTCAAACGTATATCCGCCCAGCAAGTGGTCCGAATCGAGTGCGGCCCGCACACGTTCGTCGGCTTCCATGCCGAGTCCTGGAGTGTCCAACGCATCCGGCGAAGACATATCCGCCATTTCCAGCGATGCGCGTGTGCCAGGGAAAGGCTCAAGATTCGAGACTCGGAAGGCATCGACATTGATCGAGGAAGACTCGCGTTCCTCCTGGGACTTCTGCATGATGGTCTCGACGGCCTTCAGCGTTTGCGTAACGGAATCCGCGAGTTGCGCCATGCGTGTTTCCTGGTCCGCATACGCAGACCGCACACTATCGCCGATTGCGGAAGCGAACACCTCCGGTGACGGAAGCGTTTGCTTACTCTGTTGCGCGCCGATCGAACGCATTTCCTCCGTCAGCGCGGAGAGTCCTTCCTTCAAGCTTTGGTGAAGCGCTTGGGCCAATACGTCCGAACCGCCGTCGCCGCCACCTTTCTTGCCGGATTCCGCATGTGCCGCCAACAGCGGCAAGACCGCATCGCGCAGTGCCGACTTCATGCCCTCGCTCAATTGGGACGCGAGTTCGGAAATGTCTGGCTGAGACGCCTGCCGCGCGTTCTCCAGTTCGCTGAGTGTCGTGAAGAACTTCTGCTGCTCATGAATCAGCAGCCCGACCGCGTCCTGCATCGTAGTGCCAAGACTTGACTGCAACTGGGCCGTCAATTCCTTGAAGTCGGGCATCTGTGACGAGAGGCGGTTGGCTTCCGACGCCTGCGCGGCAAGGAGGGGTGTCAGCGCTTCGGCAAGCGCTCCACGCAGTCCCTCATTGATGTGACTCGCTAACGCACCGAAGTCGGGTTGTGCGGACGAACGCGCACTCTCCGCTTCGGCCAGCGCCGCCATGACTTTCTGTTGTTCATGGATAAGCAACCCTACCGCATCTTGCACGCTTCCGCTCAGGCTCGTCTGCAAATGGCCGAGGAGTTCCCTTACATCGGGCGCCGGCGCATCGTTCGTGGGGGTAGGCACAGGTACTGCAGCGTATGCCGCGGCAAGGCGTCGTTGTTCCTCCACAAGGGGAGAGACAGCATCCTGTAGCGCATCGCGCATGATTGCAGCAAGCATCTTCGGATCAATAGCGGGAACCGAAGTCGGAG contains these protein-coding regions:
- a CDS encoding ATP-binding protein, which encodes MLGWKKDSKRPEDTQTAPAAKVSPGSAAPQRPEDAAPTQNTPPTAGRTPGSIGGTPRLGELLVQEGVISAAQLADALKHQKAVGGFLGQILVEQNMLSQATLVSFLVKQCKIPHISLMDYEVGDELFQFVPKELCRNHHLLPIDKLGRILTVAMVDPLDVDALENVRKHCPDLKIKPILCDWRHFDAVSRRLFHEGPADAQEVTAASFGLTGAAPKKAEPKPPEPAKTTQPKTAPTVKDDEAVDAAVAALIEEAASTTAPKPEEPARKPVAPQQPVAGPSPAAAPVAAPTSVPAIDPKMLAAIMRDALQDAVSPLVEEQRRLAAAYAAVPVPTPTNDAPAPDVRELLGHLQTSLSGSVQDAVGLLIHEQQKVMAALAEAESARSSAQPDFGALASHINEGLRGALAEALTPLLAAQASEANRLSSQMPDFKELTAQLQSSLGTTMQDAVGLLIHEQQKFFTTLSELENARQASQPDISELASQLSEGMKSALRDAVLPLLAAHAESGKKGGGDGGSDVLAQALHQSLKEGLSALTEEMRSIGAQQSKQTLPSPEVFASAIGDSVRSAYADQETRMAQLADSVTQTLKAVETIMQKSQEERESSSINVDAFRVSNLEPFPGTRASLEMADMSSPDALDTPGLGMEADERVRAALDSDHLLGGYTFDEFLAGAGNTFTVTVARAVAERASAEFSPLFVFGDVGVGKTHLLNAIGNEIVVKNRDLRVGYVSASHFAGTHAQALKEGTLDDFRESFCHWDVLIMDDIQFLAGKADAQEELFHVFTALCHEGRRVIIAGDKAPDQITGLQPRLVSRFASGIVARLKAPEMEVRLAILKRLAQRQRMAVPDEILSLIATRITSDVRKMTGALRKVIAYAKLVGQEISRDMANEILSHLGIGEAA
- a CDS encoding sigma-54 dependent transcriptional regulator; translated protein: MREILEIVLMKDGYEVACAANVERALELLEKESFDLVLTDLRMGNDRQAGMSLLSWLNEYAPMTPSIMMTAYGSVETAIEAMKRGATDYILKPFKNEEIRMLVQRAIEQRNLRRENLALRKDQAHRGRLENIIGKSKAIEEVREMIRRVADLPSIVAIHGESGTGKELVARGIHQLSGRQLKPFVAVNCGAFPESLLESELFGHKKGSFTGAVEDKEGLFVVADGGTLFLDEIGEMPLTLQVKLLRVLDNNIITPVGGTAGKKVDVRVLSATNRDLRQRVKEGAFREDLFYRLNVIPITVPPLRERGDDIPLLTKHFVQAQAEKMGRGSFEVSPEAAEALQRFHWPGNVRELANVVERAVALCRGDRIEIGDLPPYIAEHMQEPAEALKELPSDGLDLEAYVAEIETNLIQQALQNTRYSQKRAAELLGLTARSLRYRLKKYGLESD
- a CDS encoding PilT/PilU family type 4a pilus ATPase — its product is MADISIKELLTKMIQQGASDLHIAVGVPPVLRIDGALTQMSEYPVLRPEDTQELIYSVMNEEQITTFESERECDMSFGLEGLSRFRLNVYRDRGSVVAAFRAIPFEIRGFEELGLPRVVAEFAYRPLGLVLICGPTGSGKSTTLASVVDKVNRERPVHVITIEDPIEYLHKHDMALINQREVNADTKSFAAALKHVLRQDPDVILIGEMRDPETIAAAITTAETGHLAFATLHTNDALQTINRIVDVFPASQQSQIRTQLSFVLEGIVVQQLIPRANGVGRAIALEVMLPNPAIRSLIREDKLQQIPSMIEIGAGEGMMTMNQSLFRLARRNIISVDMAFKRSNDPEGLRRLMEKAM
- a CDS encoding PAS domain S-box protein; protein product: MTTRSSNSHPRSAFDGYLTGTWWLGAIRVALLLVAASGALIVGDRKTNDLVYLGAFYLFGLINSAYYLIALRRARPQAPLIMWAQVLVDFGVVAATVSFTGGPESLFTFLFVVVILETGVLLGLVQSLIVASVATLVMLVLVLQVANTPVMHDTRGEWMIDQNLFALWYGFLVQTLAYFLTASISGYWNQRIHRMQQFQREILDNMNNGFLIADNKGIVLLVNLAAERILNLKPDEAIGKPVEEVLRVPPGDECPVVTALRLDRDFTRYEYTGLVGPDKTILLGLSTSRMYDWRKRKTGMIVSFSDLTELEKMREELKRQDRLSVVGELAAGLAHEIRNPVAAIRGAVDELPTSLDNPHLATRLADIARRESDQLNAIVTNFLDFARKPRMRREAFDVIGLVDEIVDSIRRKYEGNGALRIDVVSPPTMCPVSGDRTQIRQVFVNLAKNAVEAMDEKGALTVTVTPGQAFVEIRFDDEGPGIEPDKVARIFEPFYTTKESGVGMGLAICLRIVTAHDGTLRASSRAGGGTSMSVRLPVVRSEG
- the pilB gene encoding type IV-A pilus assembly ATPase PilB, whose product is MAKRRLGDVLLEQDLVTQEQLQECLGIQRSTGQSLATILVSRGYLSEEDLVVTLSEQLGIPHIRVANYNIPQEVLNEVPESLARQYQMLPVSVTGDVLTLAMADPLNIMALDDLRMLTSYEIEPVVAVQSELMATINKHYGGKAHAELYDELVGEKQQDGVTVVEEKDEVEDIASVQAEAQDAPVIRLVNLILAKGLENRASDIHIEPFEKVLRVRYRVDGVLEETKSPPKSVQSALISRLKIMSGLDIAEHRLPQDGRFRIKFKGHEIDFRVSILPCYYGEKVVMRVLDKSSLTLDLEKLGFPAQPMQAFGEALARPFGMILLTGPTGSGKTTTLYSALHKLNQPDTNIITVEDPVEYELFGVNQVQTRSEIGLTFAAGLRSILRQDPDIIMVGEIRDEETADIAIKAALTGHLVLSTLHTNDAASVFTRLIDMNMEPFLVQSSVALAAAQRLVRKVCPDCKEPIRVPADVLERIQYKHPDGAPPPTFVRGRGCGKCKDTGYRGRVAVIEAMVNYQELQELIMSRAPSIEIKRVAVQCGMRTLRQNALEKAAEGLTTIEEVLRVSAAD